The Mastomys coucha isolate ucsf_1 unplaced genomic scaffold, UCSF_Mcou_1 pScaffold14, whole genome shotgun sequence genome window below encodes:
- the Spaca1 gene encoding sperm acrosome membrane-associated protein 1 yields the protein MRARGAGCRAGLLAIGWLILVGLQASQALNVTSSGVHEPGVAREGEGEGESEPDEEAENEGEVAETDTTVEAEEEVQNRTIVKEVEFGMCTVTCGVGIREVILTNGCPGGESKCVVRVEECRGPVDCGWGKPISESLDTARLSCVHITPENRFKYIWKLLKPDQQPVILTNDTAILEVPRQLRPMAFECDTLDNNEMVASIKFTVYTTSELQMRRSNRPDTDAVLVFVLTIGVIICIFVIFVLIFIIINWAAVKSFWGAKTSTTEIQSEMSSMRYKDSTSLDQSPTEMPVHEDDALSEWNE from the exons ATGCGCGCCAGGGGCGCAGGCTGCCGCGCTGGGCTGCTGGCCATCGGGTGGCTGATCCTGGTGGGTCTGCAGGCCTCACAGGCATTGAATGTCACCTCCAGCGGCGTCCACGAACCCGGCGTGGCCCGCGAGGGCGAGGGCGAGGGCGAGAGCGAGCCCGACGAGGAGGCTGAGAACGAAGGCGAAGTGGCTGAGACGGATACCACGGTGGAGGccgaggaggagg TTCAGAACAGAACAATAGTCAAAGAAGTAGAATTCGGAATGTGCACGGTCACCTGTG GTGTTGGTATCAGAGAAGTAATTTTAACCAATGGATGCCCTGGAGGTGAATCTAAGTGTGTTGTTCGTGTGGAAGAATGCCGTGGACCTGTTGATTGTGGCT ggggtAAACCAATTTCTGAAAGTCTTGATACTGCTAGACTATCATGTGTTCATATAACTCCTGAAAATCGTTTCAAATATATATGGAAGCTTCTAAAGCCAGACCAA caACCTGTTATATTGACAAATGACACAGCAATCCTGGAAGTACCAAGACAACTTCGTCCTATGGCTTTCGAGTGTGACACCTTGGATAATAACGAAATGGTGGCATCTATTAAATTTACAGTCTATACAACAAGTG aaCTGCAGATGAGAAGATCCAACAGACCAGACACAGATGCAGTCTTAGTTTTCGTGCTGACCATAGGAGTCATTATCTGCATATTTGTGATCTTCGTATTGATTTTCATCATCATAAATTG GGCGGCAGTGAAATCCTTCTGGGGTGCGAAAACCTCAACAACTGAGATACAGTCCGAGATGAGCTCTATGAGGTACAAAGATTCGACGTCTCTCGACCAGTCACCAACAGAAATGCCTGTACATGAAGATGATGCTTTAAGTGAATGGAATGAATGA